A single window of Luteipulveratus halotolerans DNA harbors:
- a CDS encoding DUF305 domain-containing protein, with amino-acid sequence MPVRRTAALVVLLGVLGAAGCSDDDTGTPTASVSSPDAPVLQPGKPGEANTALTGTAAQPKPRARPAAADVDFMQGMIVHHAQAITMVDIALAGLTDSQARSLAGRIKAEQKPEIDAMKRWLDKHGEKVPPQATNTRMTATGHHGSMPGMATRQQLLDLQKATGPAKDRQFLTLMIRHHQGALTMVADRAKSGTDDDAERLANDIGAVQSAQITAMQRIQRGLPS; translated from the coding sequence ATGCCCGTACGCCGCACCGCCGCCCTCGTCGTCCTGCTCGGCGTCCTCGGGGCGGCCGGGTGCAGTGACGACGACACCGGTACGCCGACCGCCTCCGTGTCCTCGCCCGACGCGCCGGTGCTGCAGCCGGGCAAGCCCGGCGAGGCCAACACCGCACTCACCGGGACGGCCGCTCAGCCCAAGCCCCGAGCCAGGCCCGCGGCTGCGGACGTCGACTTCATGCAGGGCATGATCGTCCACCACGCGCAGGCGATCACGATGGTCGACATCGCCCTGGCCGGCCTGACCGACAGCCAGGCGCGCTCGCTCGCCGGGCGCATCAAGGCCGAGCAGAAGCCCGAGATCGATGCGATGAAGCGCTGGCTCGACAAGCACGGTGAGAAGGTCCCGCCCCAGGCCACCAACACCCGCATGACCGCGACCGGTCACCACGGGTCGATGCCCGGGATGGCGACCAGGCAACAGCTGCTCGACCTGCAGAAGGCGACCGGCCCGGCCAAGGACCGCCAGTTCCTGACCTTGATGATCCGTCATCACCAGGGCGCGCTCACGATGGTCGCCGACCGCGCCAAGTCGGGCACCGACGACGACGCCGAACGGCTGGCCAACGACATCGGCGCCGTGCAGTCGGCGCAGATCACGGCCATGCAGCGCATCCAGCGCGGCCTGCCCTCCTGA
- a CDS encoding SPFH domain-containing protein translates to MSEMVQQQMADAGVGRPRGMSSIKEVLGSWGDIRQLLRGGQSGSIVPVVIPKDNRGLRWLTLVWIALWLFATGAISATTDADWLMVPAVLGAVLALALAALWWWRSSIVEIEEGTVGVLTKFGAIAGPGLMPGRHYLWHPWARVAYVVDVTTEIPYNAPVLACPTHENVPLKSIEFFLKFRILDAVQFVQTIGAGNFDLVLSNSVQDAIRQRSRMVRTERAYDLRGSDVADMQELLNRQLARYGVQILGCNIPDVQLPTQYRQHISTRERVAKELSAYEKEWELTRKRRIDTLLMDIERSKKVRDAKVIEVNASLNKARKDVAQMLEEQETEAQRVKYEIETRGRTNLVAAQGEARAQEQLATAYRDNRAVLGYELARRRLDVGAQLANSAPQPVIVQTDGGSGDSSALSTLMLAQLLPQLGQSNGKRAQRAIAQHDDALESLADKAARALDDQK, encoded by the coding sequence ATGAGCGAGATGGTCCAGCAGCAGATGGCCGACGCCGGCGTCGGACGCCCGCGCGGCATGTCCTCCATCAAGGAGGTGCTCGGCAGCTGGGGTGACATCCGCCAGCTGCTCCGCGGCGGCCAGTCCGGCTCGATCGTGCCGGTCGTCATCCCCAAGGACAACCGTGGTCTGCGCTGGCTGACGCTGGTGTGGATCGCGTTGTGGCTCTTCGCGACCGGCGCGATCTCAGCCACCACCGACGCCGACTGGCTGATGGTGCCCGCCGTTCTCGGCGCCGTCCTCGCGCTCGCACTCGCCGCCCTGTGGTGGTGGCGCAGCTCGATCGTCGAGATCGAGGAAGGCACCGTCGGCGTCCTCACCAAGTTCGGGGCGATCGCCGGACCGGGCCTGATGCCGGGCCGCCACTACCTGTGGCACCCGTGGGCGCGGGTCGCGTACGTCGTCGACGTCACCACCGAGATCCCTTACAACGCACCGGTTCTCGCGTGCCCGACGCACGAGAACGTCCCGCTGAAGTCGATCGAGTTCTTCCTGAAGTTCCGCATCCTCGACGCGGTGCAGTTCGTGCAGACCATCGGCGCCGGCAACTTCGACCTGGTGCTGTCCAACTCGGTCCAGGACGCCATCCGCCAGCGTTCGCGCATGGTGCGCACCGAGCGCGCGTACGACCTGCGCGGCTCCGACGTCGCCGACATGCAGGAGCTGCTCAACCGTCAGCTCGCCCGCTACGGCGTGCAGATCCTCGGCTGCAACATCCCCGACGTGCAGCTGCCGACGCAGTACCGCCAGCACATCTCGACGCGCGAACGTGTCGCCAAGGAGCTGTCGGCGTACGAGAAGGAGTGGGAGCTCACCCGCAAGCGCCGCATCGACACCCTGCTCATGGACATCGAGCGTTCCAAGAAGGTCCGCGACGCCAAGGTGATCGAGGTCAACGCCTCGCTCAACAAGGCCCGCAAGGACGTCGCGCAGATGCTCGAGGAGCAGGAGACCGAGGCGCAGCGCGTCAAGTACGAGATCGAGACGCGTGGTCGTACGAATCTCGTTGCGGCACAAGGTGAAGCGCGCGCGCAGGAGCAGCTCGCGACGGCGTACCGCGACAACCGTGCGGTGCTCGGGTACGAGCTCGCCCGCCGCCGTCTCGACGTCGGTGCCCAGCTGGCCAACAGCGCACCGCAGCCGGTCATCGTGCAGACCGACGGCGGCTCGGGCGACAGCTCGGCCCTGTCGACGCTGATGCTCGCGCAGCTGCTGCCTCAGCTCGGTCAGAGCAACGGCAAGCGTGCCCAGCGCGCGATCGCCCAGCACGACGATGCGCTGGAGTCGTTGGCGGACAAGGCCGCTCGCGCCCTGGACGACCAGAAGTAG
- a CDS encoding MFS transporter — protein MPATRAALSAPDPSYRSLFALPGLTYVVVAFLGRLPLAMAQIGVLLLVAGTTGSYGAGGACAGALAVANAVGAPLWGAWADRVGQRRVVLIQAWSASVAIGALLAVAHTDLPWAYSAGASAVAGFLLPHVGPLARVRWRPITARFGPRAQVRLMRTAFSYEGSADEASFVIGPALVGVVVALSSPVVALAGAAGLLLVFGTWFALHPTARATRTATAHLTGAGRLVTPALVVLCLAQVAIGSVFGSVQTGTSVLATSAGQPGLTGIFHALLGIGSVAAGLAVARIPRHVPLPTRQRWFSLAFLVLSLPLLEVGSLMTLAPALLVLGLSIAPYMITSFTLGEQVTPPSRVSAAMTLLAASGGLGYAAGAALAGGLADHGGHTPAFAVTVAAGVLAVTIAWGGAGLLGRAETATRHRPLVVNTVQP, from the coding sequence GTGCCCGCGACCCGCGCCGCTCTGTCCGCCCCGGACCCGTCGTACCGGAGCCTGTTCGCGCTGCCCGGGCTGACCTACGTCGTCGTGGCGTTCCTCGGACGGCTGCCGTTGGCGATGGCCCAGATCGGCGTGCTGCTCCTGGTCGCCGGCACGACCGGCAGCTACGGCGCGGGCGGTGCGTGCGCGGGTGCGCTCGCGGTCGCCAACGCCGTGGGCGCACCGCTGTGGGGAGCCTGGGCCGACCGGGTCGGGCAGCGCCGTGTCGTGCTCATCCAGGCGTGGTCGGCGAGTGTGGCGATCGGTGCCCTCCTGGCTGTCGCGCACACCGACCTGCCGTGGGCGTACTCCGCCGGCGCGAGTGCCGTCGCCGGCTTCCTGCTGCCGCACGTCGGCCCGTTGGCCCGGGTCCGGTGGCGGCCGATCACCGCGCGGTTCGGTCCGCGCGCCCAGGTACGGCTGATGCGGACGGCGTTCTCCTACGAGGGCTCGGCCGACGAGGCGTCGTTCGTCATCGGGCCGGCCCTGGTCGGCGTGGTGGTGGCGCTCAGCAGTCCGGTGGTCGCGCTCGCGGGTGCGGCGGGGCTGCTCCTCGTGTTCGGCACGTGGTTCGCGCTGCACCCGACAGCACGAGCGACCCGTACGGCGACCGCTCACCTCACGGGTGCGGGGCGGCTGGTCACGCCCGCGCTCGTCGTGCTGTGCCTGGCTCAGGTCGCGATCGGCTCGGTGTTCGGGTCGGTGCAGACCGGCACGTCGGTGCTCGCCACCTCGGCCGGGCAGCCCGGTCTCACCGGCATCTTCCACGCGCTGCTCGGCATCGGCAGCGTGGCGGCCGGTCTCGCCGTCGCGCGGATCCCCCGTCACGTCCCGCTGCCGACCCGCCAGCGGTGGTTCTCGCTGGCCTTCCTCGTGCTGTCGCTGCCGCTGCTCGAGGTCGGCTCGCTCATGACCCTCGCGCCGGCGCTGCTCGTGCTGGGCCTGAGCATCGCGCCCTACATGATCACCTCGTTCACGCTCGGCGAGCAGGTCACTCCGCCCTCCCGGGTGAGTGCGGCGATGACCCTGCTCGCCGCATCGGGCGGGCTGGGCTACGCCGCGGGAGCGGCTCTCGCGGGTGGGCTCGCCGACCACGGCGGGCACACTCCGGCGTTCGCCGTGACGGTCGCGGCCGGCGTCCTCGCCGTCACGATCGCGTGGGGCGGAGCAGGTCTTCTCGGACGTGCCGAGACCGCGACGCGACACCGACCGCTCGTCGTCAATACAGTGCAGCCATGA
- a CDS encoding cupin domain-containing protein, with product MSYPEPIYNGEHGEQSAWVRLGDAPPDLTYANGGTVDYLARGDQTAGQFGLYRWNFGTTVSGPDPHFHRTMSESFFILSGRVTIHDGRDWGERTAGDFVHVPAGGVHGFRNESGEPASMLLLFAPGAPREPYFETLKQLGEGLTMTQDEKDAFYAAHDNFWV from the coding sequence ATGAGCTATCCCGAGCCGATCTACAACGGCGAGCACGGCGAGCAGAGTGCGTGGGTACGGCTGGGTGACGCGCCGCCCGACCTGACCTACGCGAACGGCGGCACGGTCGACTACCTCGCGCGCGGCGACCAGACCGCGGGCCAGTTCGGGCTGTACCGCTGGAACTTCGGTACGACGGTCAGCGGGCCCGACCCACACTTCCACCGCACCATGTCGGAGTCGTTCTTCATCCTGTCCGGCCGCGTCACGATCCACGACGGCCGCGACTGGGGCGAGCGCACGGCCGGCGACTTCGTCCACGTGCCGGCGGGCGGCGTCCACGGCTTCCGCAACGAGTCGGGCGAGCCGGCGTCGATGCTGCTTCTGTTCGCGCCTGGCGCTCCGCGCGAGCCGTACTTCGAGACGCTCAAACAGCTCGGCGAGGGTCTGACGATGACGCAGGACGAGAAGGACGCGTTCTACGCCGCTCACGACAACTTCTGGGTGTGA
- a CDS encoding LVIVD repeat-containing protein — MTASRRRLGLAVIASAGLAMSVGLSGAAADPLNDPAEIGRFGTQLQADQIGRSANVERAASVAPSGPLATGTGTDIAFQGNKAFVGNYNGFTIFDVSNPAQPKTLSQVLCPGSQNDVSVSGNLLYLSTDSSRSDDSCSSTSQSATIKDSWEGIKIFDISDVTNPKYIKSVETACGSHTHTLIPGATSEYIYVSSYNPDKSYPDCQPPHDGISIIEVPKANPTAAKVAATPVLFPDGGTERGNLLAGGTSGCHDITAYPSKKIAAGACMGDGIIMDISNPLAPKVINRVTDKNFAFWHSATFNNAGTKVVFTDELGGGGAATCNKQTGPERGADAIYDLSADHKLSFKSYFKISRYQTKSENCVAHNGSLVPVKGKDIMVQSWYMGGTQIWDFTDSAHPKEIGYFERGPAAGDDGGGTWSSYYYNGHVYSSDLGKGFDILKVSGPDFDEAATVQMDEFNPQSQPYVG; from the coding sequence ATGACCGCATCGCGACGACGGCTCGGGCTGGCGGTGATCGCGAGCGCGGGACTCGCGATGAGCGTCGGACTCTCGGGCGCAGCCGCTGACCCGCTCAACGACCCGGCCGAGATCGGCCGCTTCGGCACCCAGCTGCAGGCCGACCAGATCGGCCGTAGCGCCAACGTCGAACGCGCCGCGAGCGTCGCCCCCAGCGGTCCACTTGCGACGGGCACCGGGACCGACATCGCGTTCCAGGGCAACAAGGCGTTCGTCGGCAACTACAACGGGTTCACGATCTTCGACGTCTCGAACCCCGCGCAGCCCAAGACCCTGTCGCAGGTGCTGTGCCCCGGTTCGCAGAACGACGTGTCGGTCTCGGGCAACCTGCTCTACCTGTCGACCGACTCGTCACGCTCGGACGACTCCTGCTCCTCGACGTCGCAGTCGGCGACGATCAAGGACAGCTGGGAGGGCATCAAGATCTTCGACATCTCCGACGTGACCAACCCGAAGTACATCAAGTCGGTCGAGACCGCGTGCGGGTCGCACACGCACACGCTCATCCCGGGTGCGACGTCGGAGTACATCTACGTGTCGAGCTACAACCCCGACAAGTCCTACCCCGACTGCCAACCGCCGCACGACGGCATCTCGATCATCGAGGTGCCCAAGGCGAACCCGACCGCGGCCAAGGTCGCCGCCACACCGGTGCTCTTCCCCGACGGCGGCACCGAGCGCGGCAACCTGCTCGCGGGCGGCACGAGCGGCTGCCACGACATCACCGCCTACCCGTCGAAGAAGATCGCGGCCGGTGCGTGCATGGGTGACGGCATCATCATGGACATCAGCAACCCGCTCGCGCCGAAGGTCATCAACCGGGTCACCGACAAGAACTTCGCGTTCTGGCACTCGGCGACGTTCAACAACGCCGGCACCAAGGTGGTCTTCACCGACGAGCTCGGCGGTGGAGGCGCAGCGACGTGCAACAAGCAGACCGGGCCCGAGCGTGGCGCCGACGCGATCTACGACCTGTCGGCCGACCACAAGCTGTCGTTCAAGTCGTACTTCAAGATCTCGCGCTACCAGACGAAGTCGGAGAACTGCGTCGCCCACAACGGCTCGCTGGTGCCGGTCAAGGGCAAGGACATCATGGTCCAGTCCTGGTACATGGGTGGTACGCAGATCTGGGACTTCACCGACTCGGCGCACCCCAAGGAGATCGGCTACTTCGAGCGCGGTCCGGCCGCCGGTGACGACGGCGGCGGCACCTGGTCGTCGTACTACTACAACGGCCACGTCTACTCCTCCGACCTCGGCAAGGGCTTCGACATCCTCAAGGTGAGCGGCCCCGATTTCGACGAGGCCGCGACGGTGCAGATGGACGAGTTCAACCCGCAGTCACAGCCGTACGTCGGCTGA
- a CDS encoding PHP domain-containing protein gives MEPFDALRRIAFLLERSRAGTYRVKAFRQAADTVRRTPRAELEQRAADGTLAKLPGIGKSTEAVVREALAGDRPAYLVSLEEQWEGPLVDGGAEIRAALKGDCHCHSDWSDGGSPIPEMVTTAMELGHDYLVLTDHSPRLRIANGLSAERLSKQLTIIDQINDHLDGEFTLLKGIEVDILDDGSLDQTDEMFALLDLRVASVHSKLKMGPEAMTRRMVGAAQNPFTNVLGHCTGRLVQGERGKRPQSQFDARAVFQACLDHDVAVEINSRPERQDPPDDLLTLALDMGCLFSIDSDAHAPGQLDFQQYGCERAERLGVPVERIVNTWERDRLLDWARKH, from the coding sequence GTGGAGCCGTTCGACGCCCTCAGACGTATCGCCTTCCTGCTCGAGCGATCCCGCGCGGGCACCTACCGCGTCAAGGCGTTCCGCCAGGCCGCCGACACCGTCCGACGTACGCCGCGGGCCGAGCTCGAGCAGCGCGCCGCTGACGGCACGCTCGCCAAGCTCCCCGGCATCGGCAAGTCGACCGAGGCGGTCGTCCGCGAGGCGCTCGCGGGCGACCGACCGGCGTACCTCGTCTCGCTCGAGGAGCAGTGGGAAGGCCCCCTCGTCGACGGCGGCGCCGAGATCAGAGCCGCGCTCAAGGGCGACTGCCACTGCCACTCCGACTGGAGCGACGGCGGTTCGCCGATCCCCGAGATGGTCACGACGGCCATGGAGCTCGGCCACGACTACCTCGTGCTCACCGACCACTCGCCGCGACTTCGGATCGCGAACGGCCTTTCAGCAGAACGCCTTTCGAAGCAGCTGACGATCATCGACCAGATCAACGACCACCTCGACGGCGAGTTCACCCTGCTCAAGGGCATCGAGGTCGACATCCTCGACGACGGCTCGCTCGACCAGACCGACGAGATGTTCGCCCTGCTCGACCTGCGCGTCGCGTCCGTGCACTCCAAGCTCAAGATGGGCCCCGAAGCGATGACTCGCCGCATGGTCGGCGCGGCCCAGAACCCGTTCACCAACGTCCTCGGCCACTGCACCGGTCGCCTCGTCCAGGGTGAGCGGGGCAAGCGGCCCCAGTCGCAGTTCGACGCGCGCGCGGTGTTCCAGGCCTGCCTCGACCACGACGTCGCCGTCGAGATCAACTCCCGCCCCGAGCGGCAGGACCCGCCCGACGACCTGCTCACGCTCGCGCTCGACATGGGCTGCCTGTTCTCCATCGACAGCGACGCGCACGCTCCGGGACAGCTCGACTTCCAGCAGTACGGCTGCGAGCGCGCCGAACGCCTCGGCGTCCCCGTCGAGCGCATCGTCAACACCTGGGAGCGCGACCGCCTCCTCGACTGGGCGCGCAAGCACTGA
- a CDS encoding polysaccharide deacetylase family protein, with the protein MSDTGPQPHQPPPPQPLRAGQRPPQFVVISWDGGGQTGAGLNSYFQDVARAYDARMTFFLSAIYFLPQAKKALYHPPHHRVGASDIGYFPDRYVHATIEQTGKAWLAGHEIGTHFNGHFCGPTGVSAWSPADWKVEIEHVHRFVAQWRTNTGFTDLPSLPFDYRTELVGGRAPCLEGSANLRRAASELGWRYDSSATRPASWPRKDCGLWDLSMQPIPLPGTRAGVISMDYNFMANQSGGPNGDPAMRPAWKKATVASYTAGFRRAYDGNRAPLVIGNHFEQWNGGIYMEAVEEAMRVMAQQPDTRFVTMRGLCDWLDAQTPAVIQRLQALNGAPTGGWDTYLRLT; encoded by the coding sequence ATGTCCGACACCGGTCCGCAGCCGCACCAGCCACCGCCACCGCAGCCGCTGCGTGCCGGGCAGCGACCGCCGCAGTTCGTGGTGATCTCCTGGGACGGCGGCGGCCAGACCGGCGCCGGGCTGAACTCCTACTTCCAGGACGTGGCGCGGGCGTACGACGCGAGGATGACGTTCTTCCTGTCGGCGATCTACTTCCTGCCGCAGGCCAAGAAGGCGCTCTACCACCCGCCGCACCACCGGGTCGGGGCGTCCGACATCGGCTACTTCCCGGACCGCTACGTCCACGCCACGATCGAGCAGACCGGCAAGGCGTGGCTGGCCGGCCACGAGATCGGCACGCACTTCAACGGCCACTTCTGCGGGCCGACCGGCGTCTCGGCGTGGTCGCCCGCGGACTGGAAGGTCGAGATCGAGCACGTGCACCGGTTCGTCGCGCAGTGGCGGACCAACACCGGGTTCACCGACCTGCCGTCGTTGCCGTTCGACTACCGCACCGAGCTGGTCGGCGGTCGTGCGCCGTGCCTGGAGGGCTCGGCCAACCTGCGCCGCGCCGCGTCCGAGCTGGGCTGGCGTTACGACTCCAGCGCCACCCGCCCGGCGTCCTGGCCGCGTAAGGACTGCGGCTTGTGGGACCTGTCGATGCAGCCGATCCCGCTGCCCGGCACGCGCGCCGGCGTCATCTCGATGGACTACAACTTCATGGCCAACCAGTCGGGCGGCCCGAACGGCGACCCCGCGATGCGGCCCGCCTGGAAGAAGGCGACCGTGGCGTCGTACACCGCGGGGTTCAGGCGGGCGTACGACGGCAACCGGGCTCCGCTGGTCATCGGCAACCACTTCGAGCAGTGGAACGGCGGCATCTACATGGAAGCCGTCGAGGAGGCGATGCGCGTGATGGCGCAGCAGCCCGACACCCGGTTCGTGACGATGCGCGGGCTGTGCGACTGGCTGGATGCGCAGACGCCCGCGGTGATCCAGCGGCTGCAGGCGCTGAACGGCGCGCCGACGGGCGGCTGGGACACCTACCTCCGGCTCACCTGA
- a CDS encoding SPFH domain-containing protein, whose amino-acid sequence MAGADRIRQAAAQFAQGGDMREAVSNVVQQAAGDRLPAGLDPGDFATARQQGFSTGTRIVQQTCSLDNASETLNQSSYQPGPQGPVHVITPMVMPKGRRFIGMLPVLVLAVIGVAGAIALLPADGLSMALFGPHYWVILVLLAAFLWWRLGMVMVPEGCQALISRFGKVENLVGPGLVTLFNPWKRVSYIVNTTREYPFNAPIHEAPTKSGVQASVDLFLQFRIVDPRAFIFSLGAVQGFQDKLNNAISETTRSLIYEQEAAGIYDLVGESTQRLLEQLNHQFSPAVEFTHANITHAEPSSQEYRMDLAAPEMVRVAKEAYTYEYELQLKKEQNEGDLNKDLASLNETLSSIQADIAKYQAQMDTALERETNRAKSLARQRFVEAESEANANAALLEAQALDIRAMSAAEAPEILDYRYQQDLLARLEQVRGALPQIVQVGGHDESVDYLKIAQGLVGGAGAQLFSSEELDQIRQRKDEISARISSRETSIESLLQPPEPVEVDEIVPTTADDALPGADRLEEIRRSVEQDTPEPSTPATPLVEPGERPGATTPLVEPGERPGATTPLVEPGERPGATTPLVEPGERPGATTPLVEPGERPGASPSRNPVTPGETQPVVVPGFDTDSAGAPSGSTSGSTAAPQTRSERHRLPNAADTQENDR is encoded by the coding sequence ATGGCAGGAGCAGATCGGATCCGGCAAGCCGCCGCGCAGTTCGCGCAGGGCGGCGACATGCGGGAGGCGGTGAGCAACGTCGTACAGCAGGCCGCCGGGGACCGGCTCCCCGCAGGCCTGGACCCGGGCGACTTCGCGACCGCCCGCCAGCAGGGCTTCTCGACCGGCACCCGGATCGTGCAGCAGACCTGCTCGCTCGACAACGCCAGCGAGACGCTCAACCAGTCCAGCTATCAGCCCGGCCCGCAGGGTCCGGTCCACGTGATCACCCCGATGGTCATGCCCAAGGGCCGCCGGTTCATCGGGATGCTGCCGGTGCTCGTCCTCGCCGTGATCGGCGTCGCCGGCGCGATCGCGCTGCTGCCGGCCGACGGGCTGTCGATGGCGCTGTTCGGACCGCACTACTGGGTCATCCTCGTGCTGCTCGCCGCGTTCCTGTGGTGGCGGCTCGGCATGGTGATGGTGCCCGAGGGATGCCAGGCGCTCATCAGCCGCTTCGGCAAGGTCGAGAACCTCGTCGGCCCCGGCCTGGTCACCCTGTTCAACCCGTGGAAGCGCGTCTCGTACATCGTCAACACCACGCGCGAGTACCCGTTCAACGCGCCCATCCACGAGGCCCCCACCAAGAGCGGTGTGCAGGCGAGCGTCGACCTGTTCCTGCAGTTCCGCATCGTCGACCCGCGCGCGTTCATCTTCTCGCTCGGCGCCGTGCAGGGCTTCCAGGACAAGCTCAACAACGCCATCTCCGAGACGACCCGTTCGCTCATCTACGAGCAGGAGGCCGCCGGCATCTACGACCTGGTCGGCGAGTCGACGCAGCGTCTGCTGGAGCAGCTCAACCACCAGTTCTCGCCGGCCGTGGAGTTCACCCACGCCAACATCACGCACGCCGAGCCGTCCTCGCAGGAGTACCGCATGGACCTCGCCGCGCCCGAGATGGTGCGCGTCGCCAAAGAGGCCTACACCTACGAGTACGAGCTGCAGCTGAAGAAGGAGCAGAACGAGGGTGACCTCAACAAGGACCTCGCCTCGCTCAACGAGACGCTGAGCTCGATCCAGGCCGACATCGCCAAGTACCAGGCGCAGATGGACACCGCGCTGGAGCGTGAGACCAACCGCGCGAAATCCCTTGCGCGCCAACGGTTCGTCGAGGCCGAGTCCGAGGCCAACGCCAACGCGGCGCTGCTCGAGGCGCAGGCGCTCGACATCCGTGCGATGAGCGCGGCCGAGGCCCCCGAGATCCTCGACTACCGCTACCAGCAGGACCTCCTGGCCCGTCTGGAGCAGGTCCGCGGCGCCCTGCCGCAGATCGTCCAGGTCGGTGGCCACGACGAGAGCGTCGACTACCTCAAGATCGCTCAGGGGCTGGTCGGCGGCGCAGGTGCGCAGCTGTTCTCCTCCGAGGAGCTCGACCAGATCCGCCAGCGCAAGGACGAGATCTCCGCGCGCATCAGCTCGCGCGAGACGTCGATCGAGTCGCTGCTGCAGCCGCCGGAGCCCGTCGAGGTCGACGAGATCGTGCCGACGACCGCCGACGACGCCCTGCCCGGCGCCGACCGCCTGGAGGAGATCCGCAGGTCGGTCGAGCAGGACACGCCCGAGCCGAGTACGCCGGCCACCCCGCTGGTTGAGCCGGGCGAGCGCCCAGGCGCGACCACACCGCTGGTTGAGCCGGGCGAGCGCCCAGGCGCGACCACACCGCTGGTTGAGCCGGGCGAGCGCCCAGGCGCGACCACACCGCTGGTTGAGCCGGGCGAGCGCCCAGGCGCGACCACACCGCTGGTTGAGCCGGGCGAGCGCCCAGGCGCGAGCCCGAGTCGAAACCCCGTGACGCCCGGGGAGACTCAGCCGGTCGTCGTACCTGGTTTCGACACGGACTCCGCTGGCGCTCCGTCCGGCTCAACCAGCGGGTCGACTGCTGCACCGCAGACGCGGTCCGAGCGTCACCGCCTCCCCAACGCCGCTGACACCCAGGAGAACGACCGATGA
- a CDS encoding LLM class F420-dependent oxidoreductase → MTIRLGYQIPNFTYPGGPEAIFPTVAAQAREAEASGFDTVLVMDHFYQLPGIGDPEEPMLEAYTALGALAGVTEKVQLSTLVTGNTYRNPAMLAKTVTTLDVVSGGRAVLGIGAGWYELEHDQMGYEFGTFTDRFERLGEALQIIEPMLRGERPSLQGKRYTAADTLNEPRVRDTLPIMLGGAGERKTFRFAAQYADHLNIICAPDELPRKLDALAQRCDELGRDRSTLATSYLASVWMAETTDEARALQETQARKLGLDIEQVRASGRQFVGTPDEVAGQLKEKVLDPGVDGIIINMIGNGHVPGVVTMAAEALKPLVA, encoded by the coding sequence ATGACCATTCGACTCGGCTACCAGATCCCCAACTTCACCTATCCCGGTGGCCCGGAGGCCATCTTCCCGACCGTCGCCGCTCAGGCCCGCGAGGCCGAGGCGTCCGGTTTCGACACCGTCCTGGTGATGGACCACTTCTACCAGCTGCCCGGTATCGGAGACCCGGAGGAGCCGATGCTCGAGGCCTACACGGCGCTCGGCGCGCTCGCCGGTGTCACCGAGAAGGTCCAGCTGTCGACGCTGGTCACCGGCAACACCTACCGCAACCCCGCGATGCTGGCCAAGACCGTCACGACCCTCGACGTCGTCTCCGGGGGCCGCGCGGTCCTCGGCATCGGCGCCGGCTGGTACGAGCTCGAGCACGACCAGATGGGTTACGAGTTCGGCACGTTCACCGACCGGTTCGAGCGGCTCGGCGAGGCGCTGCAGATCATCGAGCCGATGCTGCGCGGCGAGCGACCGTCGTTGCAGGGCAAGCGATACACCGCCGCCGACACCCTCAACGAGCCGCGTGTCCGCGACACCCTGCCGATCATGCTCGGCGGTGCGGGCGAGCGGAAGACGTTCCGGTTCGCCGCCCAGTACGCCGACCACCTCAACATCATCTGCGCGCCCGACGAGCTGCCCCGCAAGCTCGACGCGCTGGCGCAGCGGTGCGACGAGCTCGGCCGCGACCGCTCGACCCTCGCGACCAGCTACCTCGCCTCCGTCTGGATGGCCGAGACCACCGACGAGGCCCGTGCGCTGCAGGAGACCCAGGCGCGCAAGCTCGGCCTCGACATCGAGCAGGTACGCGCATCGGGCCGTCAGTTCGTCGGCACCCCTGACGAGGTCGCCGGACAGCTCAAGGAGAAGGTGCTCGACCCCGGCGTCGACGGCATCATCATCAACATGATCGGCAACGGGCACGTGCCCGGTGTCGTGACGATGGCCGCCGAGGCGCTGAAGCCCCTGGTCGCCTGA